The Cystobacter ferrugineus genome includes a window with the following:
- a CDS encoding methylated-DNA--[protein]-cysteine S-methyltransferase, protein MKLYTMTLKSPVGPLRLYANEGALTAIYLENHKRAPVLVASEREDHPVLREARRQLEEYFTGEPVSFELPLEPAGTPFQQTVWKALREIPLGVTWSYASLARHIGREGASRAVGSANARNPLSIVVPCHRVVGTSGALTGYAGGVPTKQWLLEHEQRIRGGSSWVGQASLPLQSTPGL, encoded by the coding sequence ATGAAGCTGTACACCATGACCCTGAAGAGCCCGGTGGGGCCCCTGCGGTTGTATGCCAACGAAGGGGCACTGACCGCCATCTACCTGGAGAACCACAAGCGGGCTCCCGTGCTCGTCGCGAGCGAGCGGGAGGACCACCCGGTGCTGCGGGAGGCACGACGCCAGTTGGAGGAGTACTTCACGGGCGAGCCTGTGTCCTTCGAGCTTCCGCTCGAGCCGGCCGGGACGCCCTTCCAGCAGACGGTGTGGAAGGCACTTCGGGAGATTCCGTTGGGTGTGACCTGGTCCTATGCGAGCCTCGCGCGCCACATCGGCCGGGAGGGGGCCTCGCGGGCGGTCGGGTCCGCGAACGCCAGGAATCCGCTCTCCATCGTCGTTCCCTGCCATCGGGTGGTGGGCACCAGCGGGGCGCTCACCGGGTACGCGGGGGGCGTGCCCACCAAGCAGTGGCTGCTCGAGCATGAGCAGCGGATTCGTGGCGGCTCCTCGTGGGTGGGCCAGGCCTCGCTCCCACTCCAGTCGACTCCAGGTCTCTGA
- a CDS encoding DNA-3-methyladenine glycosylase 2, producing the protein MRTLENETCYRALTARDRRFDGLFFVGVSTTGIYCRPVCTARTPRQERCAFYRTAAEAEHAGFRACLLCRPELAPGRAPVDSVPRLVAAAVSRIEGGFLNESSLDELAAELGVTSRHLRRAMEAELGVSPVELAQSRRLALAKQLLQDTALPLAEVAFASGFQSVRRFNALFQERFGRPPSELRRASDEAVGSRSLVLRLDYRPPLDWEQLLLYLRGRAIPGVEHVGDCEYRRTVRLGGKTGWLVVRKDPKRPALLAEVSLSLAGVLMQVATRLRALFDLDAQPEVISECLGRDALLAKCVQAHPGLRVLGAFEPFELMVRAILGQQVTVRGATTLSGRLVARFGEPVDGPHAELSRLFPLPETLAAASEDDVAALGLPGARARCLLGVARAVAEGSVRLDRHADVEGMMAALEALPGIGAWTAHYVAMRALRWPDAFPASDLGIRKALGGVTAKEAGARAEAWRPWRSYAAIHLWTSLSEGAGG; encoded by the coding sequence ATGAGGACGCTGGAGAACGAGACCTGCTACCGGGCCCTGACCGCGCGAGACCGGCGCTTCGATGGGCTCTTCTTTGTCGGAGTGTCGACGACGGGCATCTACTGCCGTCCGGTGTGCACGGCGAGGACGCCCCGCCAGGAGCGCTGCGCCTTCTACCGCACGGCCGCCGAGGCGGAGCACGCGGGCTTTCGCGCCTGCCTGCTGTGCCGTCCCGAGCTGGCCCCGGGCCGCGCACCGGTGGACTCCGTCCCGAGGCTGGTGGCGGCCGCGGTGTCGCGCATCGAGGGGGGATTCCTCAACGAGTCGTCCCTGGATGAGCTGGCGGCGGAGCTGGGGGTCACCAGCCGGCACCTGCGCCGGGCGATGGAGGCGGAGCTTGGCGTCTCGCCGGTCGAGCTGGCGCAATCGCGGCGGCTCGCGCTGGCGAAGCAACTGCTCCAGGACACCGCGCTCCCGCTGGCGGAGGTCGCGTTCGCCAGTGGTTTCCAGAGCGTCCGGCGCTTCAACGCGCTCTTCCAGGAGCGCTTCGGCAGGCCCCCTTCGGAACTGCGGCGTGCCAGTGACGAGGCGGTGGGCTCGCGCTCACTCGTGCTCCGGTTGGACTATCGCCCGCCGCTCGACTGGGAGCAGCTCCTGCTCTACCTGCGAGGTCGCGCCATTCCAGGGGTCGAGCACGTGGGGGATTGCGAATACCGGCGCACGGTGCGCCTGGGTGGCAAGACGGGCTGGCTCGTGGTCCGAAAGGATCCGAAGCGCCCCGCGCTGCTGGCCGAGGTGTCGTTGTCACTGGCGGGGGTGCTGATGCAGGTGGCCACACGGCTGAGGGCGCTCTTCGACCTCGATGCGCAGCCGGAGGTCATCTCGGAGTGCCTCGGACGCGACGCGCTCCTGGCGAAGTGCGTCCAGGCGCACCCGGGACTGCGAGTGCTGGGCGCTTTCGAGCCCTTCGAACTCATGGTGCGCGCCATCCTCGGGCAGCAGGTCACCGTGCGTGGGGCGACCACGCTGAGCGGGAGGCTCGTCGCGCGCTTCGGCGAGCCCGTGGACGGTCCCCATGCGGAGCTCTCCCGGTTGTTCCCTCTGCCGGAGACGCTGGCGGCGGCGTCGGAGGACGACGTGGCGGCGTTGGGACTCCCCGGGGCGCGGGCGAGGTGCCTGCTGGGGGTGGCGCGGGCGGTGGCGGAGGGCTCGGTGCGGCTGGATCGGCACGCGGATGTGGAGGGGATGATGGCGGCGCTGGAGGCACTGCCGGGCATCGGGGCCTGGACGGCGCACTACGTCGCCATGAGGGCGCTGCGTTGGCCCGACGCGTTCCCCGCGAGTGATCTCGGGATTCGCAAGGCACTCGGAGGCGTGACGGCGAAGGAGGCCGGCGCGCGGGCCGAGGCCTGGCGGCCGTGGCGTTCGTACGCGGCGATACACCTCTGGACTTCTCTGTCGGAAGGAGCAGGCGGATGA
- a CDS encoding LysE family translocator, which yields MPDLTTSMFFLAATLALNVTPGPDMLYVVARSVSEGRKAGIVSALGIAAGCLVHTFAIAAGLSGLIMAVPLAFEVVKLTGAAYLLYLGVRALLSRDTGLAAPTVERARLWAIFRQGVVTNVLNPKVALFFLAFLPQFVDPTRGSVSAQLVLLGFLFNASGTLVNTVVALVSSGAGQWTKRHVGSSTLFKRATGLVFVGLGLRLALLERK from the coding sequence ATGCCCGACTTGACGACCTCGATGTTCTTCCTGGCCGCGACACTCGCGCTCAACGTGACGCCCGGCCCCGACATGCTCTACGTGGTGGCCCGCAGCGTGAGCGAGGGCCGCAAGGCGGGCATCGTCTCGGCGCTGGGCATCGCGGCCGGATGCCTCGTGCACACCTTCGCCATCGCCGCGGGGCTCTCGGGACTGATCATGGCCGTGCCGCTCGCCTTCGAGGTGGTGAAGCTCACGGGCGCGGCCTACCTGCTCTACCTCGGCGTGCGCGCGCTCCTCAGCCGCGACACCGGGCTGGCCGCGCCCACCGTCGAGCGCGCCCGCCTGTGGGCCATCTTCCGCCAGGGAGTCGTCACCAACGTGCTCAACCCCAAGGTGGCCCTGTTCTTCCTCGCCTTCCTCCCTCAATTCGTGGACCCGACGCGCGGCTCCGTGTCGGCGCAACTCGTCCTGCTCGGGTTCCTCTTCAATGCCTCGGGCACGCTGGTGAACACGGTGGTGGCGCTCGTGTCGAGCGGGGCCGGTCAGTGGACGAAGCGCCACGTGGGCTCGTCCACCCTCTTCAAGCGCGCCACGGGGCTGGTGTTCGTGGGGCTCGGGCTGCGGCTCGCCCTGCTCGAGCGGAAGTAG
- a CDS encoding DNA/RNA non-specific endonuclease, giving the protein MRTLDKLSVIAVLGLGLVGCGGVQDVDLGGDGVASQLERDFGGPSGLMDFFESHTEEEIRQAMEPYGVGYINRGRVTAAVISDCPKYFPSGDRSIWHNFDGEYYFIDSAGRPNRAYKYLPPIVAAPRVDSCQTSVGQWGDAENPSNDYDGGHLIGSQLGGWGGRANLVPQDANFNRGNWVQLENKMAKCGSLPSGRLRYYIGANYPNSTALIPNNMTMELRNQSTGSYVSMSFSNVDYGGSNGTTERTRGVNWLSSQGCN; this is encoded by the coding sequence ATGCGCACCCTGGACAAGCTGTCCGTCATCGCGGTGTTGGGCCTGGGTCTCGTCGGTTGCGGAGGAGTACAGGACGTGGACCTGGGCGGCGATGGGGTCGCCAGTCAGCTCGAGCGGGATTTCGGTGGCCCGAGCGGTCTCATGGACTTCTTCGAGAGCCACACGGAGGAGGAGATCCGCCAAGCGATGGAGCCCTACGGAGTCGGGTACATCAACCGCGGGCGGGTCACCGCGGCCGTGATCAGCGACTGCCCGAAATACTTCCCGTCGGGCGACCGGAGCATCTGGCACAACTTCGACGGCGAGTACTATTTCATCGACAGTGCGGGCCGGCCGAACCGGGCGTACAAGTACCTGCCGCCGATCGTCGCCGCGCCGCGTGTCGACTCCTGCCAGACGAGTGTGGGGCAGTGGGGCGACGCGGAAAACCCCAGCAATGACTATGATGGGGGGCATCTCATCGGCTCGCAGCTCGGGGGCTGGGGAGGACGGGCGAACCTGGTGCCACAGGATGCCAACTTCAACCGCGGCAACTGGGTGCAGCTCGAGAACAAGATGGCCAAATGCGGGAGTCTGCCGAGCGGCCGGTTGCGCTACTACATCGGTGCGAACTACCCGAACTCCACCGCGCTCATTCCCAACAACATGACGATGGAGCTCAGGAACCAGTCCACGGGGAGCTACGTGTCCATGTCCTTCTCGAACGTGGACTACGGTGGCTCGAACGGCACGACCGAGCGGACCCGTGGCGTGAACTGGCTGTCGAGCCAGGGGTGCAACTGA
- a CDS encoding TetR/AcrR family transcriptional regulator: MSDEISGRGDPLKSLQLLWGRTEAPRRGPKAKARVADLVSAAVAIADAEGLEAVSTRRVADAVGISPMSFYTHIPGKAELLDLMMDAVSGEILKDRPVFMPAQWRANLTRVATDYRDFYLAHPWVIQLATHRTVLGPNTFQSADIALSAVEGLGLTDLEMDRVITLVLDYVHGAVRNAAREKRVKELTGMTDEEWWYRVAPFLDTVDFTSYPVLARVGQTTGETYGAHDPEGAFAFGLARVLDGLALFIEAKTATLER, translated from the coding sequence ATGAGCGACGAGATTTCCGGACGGGGCGACCCGTTGAAATCACTGCAGTTGCTGTGGGGCAGGACGGAGGCGCCGCGGCGAGGCCCGAAGGCGAAGGCCCGTGTCGCCGACCTGGTGTCCGCGGCCGTCGCCATTGCCGATGCCGAAGGGCTCGAGGCCGTCAGCACGCGTCGGGTCGCGGACGCTGTCGGCATCTCTCCCATGTCGTTCTACACGCACATCCCCGGCAAGGCGGAGCTGCTCGATCTGATGATGGATGCCGTGTCGGGCGAGATCCTGAAGGACAGGCCCGTCTTCATGCCCGCGCAGTGGCGAGCCAATCTGACGCGAGTGGCGACCGACTATCGCGACTTCTATCTGGCCCACCCGTGGGTGATTCAGCTCGCGACGCACCGGACGGTGCTTGGCCCGAACACGTTTCAGTCGGCCGATATCGCGCTGAGCGCTGTCGAAGGCTTGGGGCTCACCGATCTCGAAATGGACCGGGTCATTACGCTGGTCCTCGACTACGTCCACGGCGCGGTACGCAACGCGGCGCGAGAGAAGAGGGTCAAGGAGCTGACCGGAATGACAGACGAGGAGTGGTGGTACCGCGTCGCGCCGTTCCTCGATACGGTCGACTTCACGTCCTACCCCGTGCTGGCGCGTGTCGGGCAGACCACTGGAGAGACCTACGGAGCGCACGATCCCGAAGGGGCCTTCGCTTTCGGACTGGCTCGGGTGCTCGATGGCCTGGCCCTGTTCATCGAGGCGAAGACCGCGACCCTCGAGCGATAG